A part of Nitrospirota bacterium genomic DNA contains:
- a CDS encoding diguanylate cyclase: MKYLETSTELKMETLDTDTISPLLNHIANLTGLSLTFFDNKGNVIIPPAKEPAIISLIKTSTTFSDEYTKFIKKHLGTAIYRGDVSIFKGPAGLYYFFVPVRINHASFIIIGGGRYLSSDDFKHFYMTEYQKYGLLPEQIKPLENTPIFLKFSEFQAIARQIQSIVILFIRNVYRSSLYEKRYRSIKTILSLISDINLDIETDEIFNILADSSLFLFNVDSISIMTRHNNTLKIQINTGRLKNYLMDKQIQITGIIAEVIEKKIPLYTDSVIDILRIGFDDKVTSIHLFPIISERQVTGILCILNSSLSREDSEIITEMCKITGFILRIFKLQEIYTKCARELGILNIATERLKPVKEPDLLYETILDTSVHLAKAEKGSLMMAEDGTSYLTVKAAKGINKNLMKEIRIKAGEGIAGWVFKEGVPIIVEDIEKNKQILARKRPKYKTGSFISIPLKVENKTIGVLNISDKITGEVFSEEDLILLRSFATYASIALERSNYYNLAEFLKELSNTDSLTGLFNRRYFEERFFEELQRSNRHNLEFSLAMIDIDDFKLFNDTEGHLAGDEILKNISNIAKECLRVIDVISRFGGEEFAVIMPQTDKNEAFLVAERIRKSVKEQIPKTWTSFPKDHITITIGISTFPADGKDRKEMIKNADKALYKGKLDGKDRTVLWTN, from the coding sequence ATGAAATATTTAGAAACCTCCACGGAATTAAAAATGGAGACTCTTGATACAGATACTATATCTCCTTTACTGAACCATATTGCAAATCTGACTGGCTTATCGCTTACTTTTTTCGATAATAAAGGTAATGTTATTATTCCTCCGGCTAAAGAACCTGCCATTATTTCATTAATAAAAACATCTACTACATTTAGTGATGAATATACCAAATTTATCAAAAAGCATCTTGGGACTGCTATCTACAGGGGTGATGTTTCAATATTCAAAGGCCCAGCAGGGCTATATTATTTCTTTGTGCCTGTTCGTATAAATCATGCTTCTTTCATTATTATTGGAGGAGGGAGATATCTATCTTCTGATGATTTCAAGCATTTCTATATGACAGAATACCAAAAATATGGATTACTCCCAGAACAAATAAAACCTCTGGAAAACACTCCCATCTTCCTAAAATTTTCTGAATTTCAGGCAATAGCGAGGCAAATCCAATCCATAGTAATTCTCTTTATCAGAAATGTTTACAGAAGCTCCTTATATGAGAAAAGATACAGGTCTATTAAAACTATTCTAAGTTTAATATCCGATATAAATCTGGATATAGAGACAGATGAAATCTTTAATATACTGGCCGATTCATCACTTTTTCTGTTTAATGTTGATAGTATCTCTATAATGACAAGGCACAACAATACATTAAAAATACAAATCAATACAGGACGGCTTAAAAACTATCTCATGGACAAACAAATTCAAATAACAGGAATTATTGCTGAAGTTATCGAAAAAAAGATACCACTTTATACTGATTCAGTTATCGATATATTACGTATTGGTTTTGATGATAAAGTTACATCCATTCATCTATTTCCTATCATTTCGGAAAGACAGGTGACTGGAATATTATGTATCTTAAACTCTTCGCTCTCAAGAGAAGATTCTGAAATTATAACCGAAATGTGTAAAATCACAGGTTTTATCTTAAGAATTTTTAAGTTACAGGAAATATATACTAAATGCGCCAGAGAGTTGGGCATTCTAAATATTGCAACTGAACGTCTTAAGCCTGTTAAAGAACCAGATTTGCTCTATGAAACCATACTGGACACCTCTGTGCACCTTGCAAAAGCAGAAAAAGGGTCTCTGATGATGGCAGAAGATGGAACATCCTATCTTACGGTAAAAGCTGCTAAAGGAATAAATAAAAACCTCATGAAAGAAATAAGAATAAAGGCTGGAGAAGGCATAGCCGGATGGGTATTCAAAGAAGGCGTTCCCATTATTGTAGAAGACATTGAAAAAAATAAACAAATTCTTGCGAGAAAAAGGCCTAAATACAAAACCGGCTCTTTTATAAGCATACCTCTTAAAGTCGAGAACAAGACTATCGGCGTTCTTAATATCTCTGACAAAATAACAGGTGAAGTCTTCTCGGAAGAGGATTTAATATTACTCAGGTCTTTTGCAACTTATGCATCTATTGCCCTTGAACGATCAAACTACTACAATCTTGCAGAATTTTTAAAAGAACTGTCAAACACCGACTCGCTCACTGGACTTTTTAATAGGCGATACTTCGAGGAGAGATTTTTCGAAGAACTCCAACGTTCAAATCGTCATAATCTCGAATTTTCATTGGCAATGATTGATATAGATGACTTTAAACTGTTTAATGATACAGAAGGACATCTTGCCGGCGATGAAATACTCAAGAATATTTCCAATATTGCAAAAGAATGTTTGCGTGTTATTGATGTTATATCACGTTTTGGAGGAGAAGAATTTGCAGTTATAATGCCTCAAACTGATAAAAATGAAGCTTTTCTTGTTGCTGAAAGAATCAGAAAATCAGTCAAGGAACAAATACCGAAAACATGGACTTCATTTCCAAAAGATCACATAACCATTACTATTGGAATCTCTACTTTTCCAGCAGACGGAAAGGACAGGAAAGAAATGATAAAAAACGCTGACAAAGCATTGTATAAAGGAAAGTTAGATGGGAAGGATAGAACAGTTTTGTGGACAAATTGA